TGACATACAGCGCGCCGATACCTTTCGGCGCATGGAGTTTATGCCCTGACAATGAGAGCATATCAACAGAAAGCTTCTTTAAATCTATGGGAATTTTGCCTGCTGCCTGAACAGCATCGGTATGAAATAAGATACCCCTCTCTTTGAGCATCTCTCCTATTTCCATCAGAGGGAATATCACCCCTGTTTCATTGTTTGCATACATCAGAGACACCAGAGCAGTATTATCATCAATTGCCTTGGAGAAATCATCCAATCTAAGTCTCCCATGCTTATCTACAGAGACGAAGGTAATGCTATAGCCTTTACGCGCAAGATGCTTGCAGAAATTTAACACCGCCGGGTGTTCCACCCTTGACGTAACGATGTGCCTTTTCTGAGGCAGAGACTCAACAGCGCTCATAATAGCTGTATTGTCACTCTCAGTTCCGCAGCTCGTGAATATTATCTCTTCCGGCTCTGCATTAAGAAGCTTTGCAACCCTTGCCCTCGCCTCTTCAATGCTTTTGTGCAGCTGTCCTCCGAATGTATGCGTGCTTGAGGGATTGCCGTACATTTCTTTCAGATAAGGGAGCATCTCCTCAAGAACTTCAGGGGCAATGCTTGTCGTAGCGTTATTGTCAAGATATATGGTCTTCATTATCTGCTTTTTAGAATTATATCACAGCAGCATGCTTCTATAATAAAAAACATCTTAATAATTTTCTTCTTGACTTTTGTATTCTGCAAATGCAAAAATTTTCTTGCTGTTCAGGTTAGAGCTTTCCGTTGTTAACACTTGGGGGGATGACAATGAAGCGGCTTAGACCGGTCTTAACTGTCTTGTTCCTATTCATAACAATAGCTTTCTTCCTTTCATTTGCAGCCTATTCTCATGCAATAACCAT
This DNA window, taken from Nitrospirota bacterium, encodes the following:
- the nifS gene encoding cysteine desulfurase NifS, producing MKTIYLDNNATTSIAPEVLEEMLPYLKEMYGNPSSTHTFGGQLHKSIEEARARVAKLLNAEPEEIIFTSCGTESDNTAIMSAVESLPQKRHIVTSRVEHPAVLNFCKHLARKGYSITFVSVDKHGRLRLDDFSKAIDDNTALVSLMYANNETGVIFPLMEIGEMLKERGILFHTDAVQAAGKIPIDLKKLSVDMLSLSGHKLHAPKGIGALYVRKGTRFHSYIIGGHQEHGRRAGTENVASIVGLGRACELAGENLYKEMTYLKRLRDRLEASLLKLCPDARVNGDVNNRLPNTTNLSFEYVEGEAILLRLNEFGICASSGSACTSGSLAPSPVLMAMDVPATAIHGSVRFSLSRYNTEAEVEKVIEVMPAIIKELRNLSPYGRGKL